From one Malus sylvestris chromosome 1, drMalSylv7.2, whole genome shotgun sequence genomic stretch:
- the LOC126632191 gene encoding uncharacterized protein LOC126632191 isoform X1, producing MVYLEETLATRYKQWKNNFHKHFKRWDDPKIARLYVPDELKDRPEDWEWLYKHFTDPKFVNSITGQKARESKTLLHHFGSQPFLYRLEARREEGSKFPEIDMFKDVYVRPGNETTKQLHVTMEEKSTDVLHEAASQLPPETLIEDVMVPEDAGFQIMTDVLNQNYSRRRGKVVRGMGKVRIHETGASSSRSNTAEVDALKAEVMQLRTEGAKKVQLKAHVDELNTCVGRVQELVQAIQTSGLQISLPVPHHAPPLTSEPSCHVDTE from the exons ATGGTCTACTTAGAGGAGACCTTAGCAACCCGGTACAAACAATGGAAGAACAATTTTCACAAGCATTTTAAGCGATGGGATGATCCAAAGATTGCTCGCCTATATGTTCCAGACGAGTTGAAGGACCGACCAGAGGATTGGGAGTGGCTCTACAAACATTTTACGGACCCAAAATTTGTG AATTCTATTACTGGCCAGAAAGCTCGGGAGTCAAAGACACTTCTCCACCATTTTGGTTCGCAACCCTTTTTGTATAGGCTTGAGGCACGACGTGAG gAGGGTTCTAAGTTCCCAGAGATCGACATGTTCAAGGACGTTTACGTTCGACCTGGTAATGAGACCACTAAGCAGCTTCAT GTTACTATGGAGGAAAAGAGCACTGATGTTCTCCATGAAGCAGCATCGCAGCTTCCCCCAGAGACCCTGATTGAGGACGTCATGGTACCTGAGGATGCAGGTTTTCAGATCATGACTGATGTCCTGAATCAGAACTATAGTCGTCGTCGTGGCAAGGTTGTTCGGGGTATGGGGAAAGTGCGGATTCATGAGACAGGTGCTTCTTCTTCTAGATCGAACACAGCAGAGGTCGATGCATTGAAGGCGGAAGTGATGCAGCTGAGGACTGAGGGCGCGAAGAAGGTTCAACTGAAGGCCCATGTCGATGAGCTGAATACCTGTGTCGGGAGGGTGCAAGAACTTGTACAAGCCATACAAACGTCCGGCCTCCAAATCTCGCTACCAGTACCTCATCATGCTCCACCTTTGACCTCAGAGCCATCTTGCCATGTCGATACCGAGTAG
- the LOC126632183 gene encoding protein NRT1/ PTR FAMILY 2.7-like, whose translation MEAAGRELQLQGKLSGKEEIEVETRSDDEYHPKRGGWITFPFVTGGMLGMSVAGGGWASNLLVFLITKFNVKSISATKIGNVIFGTNNLLPIVGAFIADSFFGPFPVVATFSFISLLGMIILTLIASIPSLRPSTCATIGSSLTCEAPSKFQFSVLYAAISLASLGLGGTSFTIATMGADQFDKPHDQGVFFNWYFLALYLANVISITGIIYIQNNVGWGLGFGICFVANAIGLVVFLLGKRFYKQVKPKGSPFVFIARVLVAAIWKRKASAATSRDTDYYYGDGTLVDNTIPTKRFRLLNCAALKTETDKQFDGSYARSWKLCTVKEVEDLKTLMKIMPLWSTGIFLGTPIGISTSLFILQALTMDRHLGPQFIIPAGSFAVFNLLATAISIFVIDRFVPPKLTPLQRIGIGHVINIVAFIVSALIERRRLGVVREHNLMNHPGSVVPMSALWLVASLSVLGIGEGFYLPGQVALFYEEFPKSLKSTATAMSSLLIGIGFFLSAAITNLVDRTTGWLPNDINQGRLDNVFWMLAVIGVVNFVYYLICTKFFKYQNQNVELKN comes from the exons atggAAGCAGCTGGTCGTGAACTGCAACTTCAAGGAAAGCTCTCTGGCAAAGAAGAAATAGAAGTTGAAACACGCAGTGATGATGAGTATCATCCTAAACGAGGAGGCTGGATTACCTTCCCTTTTGTCACTG GAGGTATGTTGGGAATGTCTGTAGCAGGTGGCGGGTGGGCATCGAATTTGCTAGTATTTCTCATAACAAAGTTCAACGTGAAGAGCATAAGCGCCACAAAAATCGGTAATGTCATTTTTGGCACCAACAATCTCCTCCCCATCGTGGGAGCCTTCATTGCTGATTCCTTCTTCGGACCTTTCCCCGTCGTCGCcactttttccttcatttctttaTTG GGTATGATCATATTAACCCTAATAGCTTCAATACCCTCCTTGAGGCCATCAACATGTGCAACAATCGGCTCATCCCTCACTTGTGAAGCTCCATCAAAGTTTCAATTCTCAGTCCTCTATGCAGCAATATCACTAGCTTCTCTAGGACTTGGAGGCACTAGCTTCACAATTGCAACCATGGGAGCTGACCAATTCGATAAGCCCCACGACCAAGGGGTTTTCTTTAACTGGTATTTTCTGGCCTTGTACTTGGCCAACGTCATCAGCATCACAGGCATCATCTACATTCAGAACAACGTGGGATGGGGATTAGGGTTTGGAATTTGTTTCGTCGCAAATGCTATTGGATTGGTGGTGTTCTTGTTGGGAAAACGATTTTATAAGCAAGTTAAACCAAAGGGTAGCCCGTTCGTTTTCATAGCACGTGTATTGGTCGCAGCCATTTGGAAGAGGAAAGCATCAGCTGCAACTTCAAGAGACACAGATTATTATTACGGAGATGGAACTTTGGTTGACAACACAATACCAACAAAAAGATTCAG ACTCTTAAACTGTGCGGCGCTAAAAACTGAAACAGACAAGCAATTTGATGGCTCGTATGCAAGATCATGGAAGCTGTGCACTGTCAAAGAAGTGGAAGACcttaaaaccctaatgaaaatcATGCCACTATGGTCTACTGGTATATTTTTAGGCACTCCAATCGGTATTTCTACCAGCCTTTTCATACTCCAAGCCCTAACTATGGACAGGCACCTTGGACCACAGTTCATAATCCCTGCCGGTTCATTCGCAGTCTTCAACCTTTTAGCCACAGCCATCTCCATTTTCGTAATAGATAGATTCGTACCACCCAAGTTAACACCCCTCCAACGAATAGGGATTGGTCACgtgatcaacattgttgcatTTATTGTGTCAGCCCTAATTGAAAGGAGACGATTAGGAGTGGTTAGAGAACATAACCTCATGAACCATCCCGGTTCAGTGGTGCCCATGTCAGCCTTATGGCTCGTGGCATCGCTATCTGTTTTGGGAATTGGAGAGGGGTTCTATCTCCCAGGACAAGTTGCATTGTTCTATGAAGAGttcccaaaatcactaaaaagTACTGCAACAGCTATGTCATCGTTGCTGATTGGAATTGGGTTTTTTCTGAGCGCTGCAATCACGAATTTGGTAGACCGGACCACGGGGTGgttaccaaatgatataaaTCAAGGGCGGCTGGACAATGTGTTTTGGATGTTGGCAGTGATTGGAGTGGTGAATTTTGTGTACTATTTGATTTGTACCAAGTTTTTTAAGTATCAAAACCAAAATGTTGaactcaaaaattaa
- the LOC126632191 gene encoding uncharacterized protein LOC126632191 isoform X2 produces the protein MVYLEETLATRYKQWKNNFHKHFKRWDDPKIARLYVPDELKDRPEDWEWLYKHFTDPKFVKARESKTLLHHFGSQPFLYRLEARREEGSKFPEIDMFKDVYVRPGNETTKQLHVTMEEKSTDVLHEAASQLPPETLIEDVMVPEDAGFQIMTDVLNQNYSRRRGKVVRGMGKVRIHETGASSSRSNTAEVDALKAEVMQLRTEGAKKVQLKAHVDELNTCVGRVQELVQAIQTSGLQISLPVPHHAPPLTSEPSCHVDTE, from the exons ATGGTCTACTTAGAGGAGACCTTAGCAACCCGGTACAAACAATGGAAGAACAATTTTCACAAGCATTTTAAGCGATGGGATGATCCAAAGATTGCTCGCCTATATGTTCCAGACGAGTTGAAGGACCGACCAGAGGATTGGGAGTGGCTCTACAAACATTTTACGGACCCAAAATTTGTG AAAGCTCGGGAGTCAAAGACACTTCTCCACCATTTTGGTTCGCAACCCTTTTTGTATAGGCTTGAGGCACGACGTGAG gAGGGTTCTAAGTTCCCAGAGATCGACATGTTCAAGGACGTTTACGTTCGACCTGGTAATGAGACCACTAAGCAGCTTCAT GTTACTATGGAGGAAAAGAGCACTGATGTTCTCCATGAAGCAGCATCGCAGCTTCCCCCAGAGACCCTGATTGAGGACGTCATGGTACCTGAGGATGCAGGTTTTCAGATCATGACTGATGTCCTGAATCAGAACTATAGTCGTCGTCGTGGCAAGGTTGTTCGGGGTATGGGGAAAGTGCGGATTCATGAGACAGGTGCTTCTTCTTCTAGATCGAACACAGCAGAGGTCGATGCATTGAAGGCGGAAGTGATGCAGCTGAGGACTGAGGGCGCGAAGAAGGTTCAACTGAAGGCCCATGTCGATGAGCTGAATACCTGTGTCGGGAGGGTGCAAGAACTTGTACAAGCCATACAAACGTCCGGCCTCCAAATCTCGCTACCAGTACCTCATCATGCTCCACCTTTGACCTCAGAGCCATCTTGCCATGTCGATACCGAGTAG